A single window of Ovis canadensis isolate MfBH-ARS-UI-01 breed Bighorn chromosome 17, ARS-UI_OviCan_v2, whole genome shotgun sequence DNA harbors:
- the FAM222A gene encoding protein FAM222A isoform X2: MHSSRYPSPAELDAYAEKVANSPLSIKIFPTNIRVPQHKHLSRTVNGYDTSGQRYSPYPAHTAGYQGLLAIVKAAVSSSSSAAAPAGPAKSVLKSAEGKRTKLSPAAVQVGVAPYPAPSTLGPLAYPKPPEAPAAPPGLPAAAAPAAAVIPLPGRGLPLPPSNLPSIHSLLYQLHQQCQAPGAAPAACQAVPGPPPSPAKHGPVPGFPRTAYSATAGPPECRKGAELGQGSTPAALTLAGAAKPAGYADGGLDYLLWPQKPPPPPPPQPLRAYGGGALASKSPEACGGRAYERASGSPLNCGVGLPASFAVGQYFAAPWNSVLVTPTSDCYNPAAAAAAAAAAAAAAAAAAAGTELGPGAARELAGPPAETLSGLPSKSVCNTAVLSSSLQSLEYLINDIRPPCIKERMLGKGYETVAVPRLLDHQHAHIRLPVYR; this comes from the coding sequence ATGCATTCCTCCCGCTACCCGAGCCCGGCGGAGCTGGACGCCTACGCCGAGAAAGTGGCCAACAGCCCGCTCTCCATCAAGATCTTCCCCACCAACATCCGCGTGCCCCAGCACAAGCACCTCAGCCGCACAGTCAACGGCTATGACACCAGCGGCCAGCGCTACAGCCCCTACCCGGCGCACACCGCCGGGTACCAGGGCCTGCTGGCCATCGTCAAGGCCgccgtctcctcctcctccagcgcGGCCGCGCCCGCCGGGCCCGCCAAGAGCGTGCTCAAGAGCGCCGAGGGCAAGCGGACCAAGCTGTCGCCGGCCGCCGTGCAGGTGGGCGTCGCGCCCTACCCGGCGCCCAGCACGCTGGGGCCCCTGGCCTACCCCAAGCCGCCCGAGGCGCCCGCCGCGCCGCCCGGCCTGCCCGCGGCCgcggcccccgccgccgccgtcaTCCCCCTGCCCGGCCGCGGCCTGCCCCTGCCGCCCTCCAACCTGCCCTCCATCCACAGCCTCCTCTACCAGCTCCACCAGCAGTGCCAGGCCCCCGGCGCCGCGCCCGCCGCCTGCCAGGCCGTGCCCGGGCCCCCGCCCAGCCCGGCCAAGCACGGCCCGGTGCCCGGCTTCCCCCGCACGGCCTACTCGGCCACGGCCGGCCCGCCCGAGTGCCGGAAGGGCGCCGAGCTGGGCCAGGGGAGCACGCCCGCGGCCTTGACGTTGGCCGGGGCCGCCAAGCCCGCGGGCTACGCGGACGGCGGCCTGGATTACCTGCTGTGGCCCCAGaagccgcccccgccgccgcccccccaGCCCCTGCGGGCCTACGGCGGCGGCGCGCTGGCCAGCAAGTCCCCCGAGGCCTGCGGGGGGCGGGCGTACGAGCGGGCCAGCGGGTCGCCCCTCAACTGCGGCGTGGGGCTGCCCGCCAGCTTCGCCGTGGGCCAGTACTTCGCCGCCCCCTGGAACAGCGTGCTGGTGACCCCCACCAGCGACTGCTACAACCccgcggcagcggcggcggcggcggcggcggcggcggcggcggcagcggcggcggccgcTGGGACCGAGCTGGGGCCGGGGGCCGCCCGGGAGCTGGCGGGGCCCCCGGCCGAGACCCTCTCGGGCCTGCCCAGCAAGAGCGTGTGCAACACGGCTGTGCTCAGCAGCAGCCTGCAGTCGCTGGAGTATCTCATCAACGACATCCGGCCGCCCTGCATCAAGGAGCGTATGCTGGGCAAGGGCTACGAGACGGTGGCTGTGCCCCGGCTGCTAGACCACCAGCACGCCCACATCCGCCTGCCCGTCTACAGATAA
- the FAM222A gene encoding protein FAM222A isoform X1 produces the protein MLACLQRTQNAPGQHLACPTKSLELRKCETVASSMHSSRYPSPAELDAYAEKVANSPLSIKIFPTNIRVPQHKHLSRTVNGYDTSGQRYSPYPAHTAGYQGLLAIVKAAVSSSSSAAAPAGPAKSVLKSAEGKRTKLSPAAVQVGVAPYPAPSTLGPLAYPKPPEAPAAPPGLPAAAAPAAAVIPLPGRGLPLPPSNLPSIHSLLYQLHQQCQAPGAAPAACQAVPGPPPSPAKHGPVPGFPRTAYSATAGPPECRKGAELGQGSTPAALTLAGAAKPAGYADGGLDYLLWPQKPPPPPPPQPLRAYGGGALASKSPEACGGRAYERASGSPLNCGVGLPASFAVGQYFAAPWNSVLVTPTSDCYNPAAAAAAAAAAAAAAAAAAAGTELGPGAARELAGPPAETLSGLPSKSVCNTAVLSSSLQSLEYLINDIRPPCIKERMLGKGYETVAVPRLLDHQHAHIRLPVYR, from the coding sequence GCGAGACGGTGGCCAGCTCCATGCATTCCTCCCGCTACCCGAGCCCGGCGGAGCTGGACGCCTACGCCGAGAAAGTGGCCAACAGCCCGCTCTCCATCAAGATCTTCCCCACCAACATCCGCGTGCCCCAGCACAAGCACCTCAGCCGCACAGTCAACGGCTATGACACCAGCGGCCAGCGCTACAGCCCCTACCCGGCGCACACCGCCGGGTACCAGGGCCTGCTGGCCATCGTCAAGGCCgccgtctcctcctcctccagcgcGGCCGCGCCCGCCGGGCCCGCCAAGAGCGTGCTCAAGAGCGCCGAGGGCAAGCGGACCAAGCTGTCGCCGGCCGCCGTGCAGGTGGGCGTCGCGCCCTACCCGGCGCCCAGCACGCTGGGGCCCCTGGCCTACCCCAAGCCGCCCGAGGCGCCCGCCGCGCCGCCCGGCCTGCCCGCGGCCgcggcccccgccgccgccgtcaTCCCCCTGCCCGGCCGCGGCCTGCCCCTGCCGCCCTCCAACCTGCCCTCCATCCACAGCCTCCTCTACCAGCTCCACCAGCAGTGCCAGGCCCCCGGCGCCGCGCCCGCCGCCTGCCAGGCCGTGCCCGGGCCCCCGCCCAGCCCGGCCAAGCACGGCCCGGTGCCCGGCTTCCCCCGCACGGCCTACTCGGCCACGGCCGGCCCGCCCGAGTGCCGGAAGGGCGCCGAGCTGGGCCAGGGGAGCACGCCCGCGGCCTTGACGTTGGCCGGGGCCGCCAAGCCCGCGGGCTACGCGGACGGCGGCCTGGATTACCTGCTGTGGCCCCAGaagccgcccccgccgccgcccccccaGCCCCTGCGGGCCTACGGCGGCGGCGCGCTGGCCAGCAAGTCCCCCGAGGCCTGCGGGGGGCGGGCGTACGAGCGGGCCAGCGGGTCGCCCCTCAACTGCGGCGTGGGGCTGCCCGCCAGCTTCGCCGTGGGCCAGTACTTCGCCGCCCCCTGGAACAGCGTGCTGGTGACCCCCACCAGCGACTGCTACAACCccgcggcagcggcggcggcggcggcggcggcggcggcggcggcagcggcggcggccgcTGGGACCGAGCTGGGGCCGGGGGCCGCCCGGGAGCTGGCGGGGCCCCCGGCCGAGACCCTCTCGGGCCTGCCCAGCAAGAGCGTGTGCAACACGGCTGTGCTCAGCAGCAGCCTGCAGTCGCTGGAGTATCTCATCAACGACATCCGGCCGCCCTGCATCAAGGAGCGTATGCTGGGCAAGGGCTACGAGACGGTGGCTGTGCCCCGGCTGCTAGACCACCAGCACGCCCACATCCGCCTGCCCGTCTACAGATAA